A window from Prochlorococcus marinus CUG1435 encodes these proteins:
- the nrdR gene encoding transcriptional repressor NrdR — MQCPTCQNTDSRVLESRSADSGKSVRRRRECLNCSFRFTTYERVETMPVSVIKKDGGRELFDKQKLFTGISRACEKTNFSSEAIINFVDGIESQIVQDSNKDIKSSQIGELILKNLRKENEVAYIRYASVYRKFNGVKDFISTLESLKSGSKNQLASIS; from the coding sequence ATGCAGTGTCCAACCTGTCAAAACACAGATAGCAGAGTTTTGGAATCAAGATCTGCTGATAGTGGTAAAAGTGTTCGAAGAAGAAGAGAATGTTTAAATTGCAGCTTTAGATTTACAACTTATGAAAGAGTTGAAACAATGCCTGTTTCAGTTATTAAAAAAGATGGGGGTAGAGAATTATTCGATAAACAAAAATTATTTACTGGAATTTCAAGAGCTTGCGAAAAGACTAACTTCAGTAGTGAAGCAATTATTAATTTCGTAGATGGGATTGAATCTCAAATCGTTCAAGACTCTAATAAAGATATTAAATCTTCACAAATCGGAGAATTAATACTTAAAAATCTTAGGAAAGAAAACGAGGTCGCCTATATAAGATACGCCTCAGTTTACAGAAAATTTAATGGGGTAAAAGATTTTATTTCAACTCTTGAGTCTCTAAAAAGTGGTTCAAAAAACCAATTAGCATCAATTTCATAA
- a CDS encoding photosystem II reaction center protein T: protein MEAFAYVLILTLAVVTLFFAVAFRDPPKFDKK from the coding sequence ATGGAAGCTTTCGCATACGTTCTTATTTTAACTCTTGCAGTTGTAACTTTATTCTTTGCTGTCGCCTTTAGAGATCCACCTAAATTCGATAAAAAATGA
- the psbB gene encoding photosystem II chlorophyll-binding protein CP47 — MGLPWYRVHTVVINDPGRLLAVHLMHTALLAGWAGSMALYELAIFDPSDAVLNPMWRQGMYVMPFMARLGITSSWNGWDITGATGVDPGFWSFEGVAAAHIVFSGLLMLASIWHWTYWDLDLWEDSRTGEPALDLPRIFGIHLLLAGLTCFGFGAFHCANVGIWVSDPYGLTGHVEPVAPSWGVEGFNPFNPGGIVANHIAAGLMGIIGGIFHITNRPGERLYRALKLGSLEGVLASALAAVLFVSFVVSGTMWYGSATTPVELFGPTRYQWDSGYFKTEINRRVQAAIDDGATKEEAYASIPEKLAFYDYVGNSPAKGGLFRVGALVNGDGLPTGWQGHISFQDKEGNELEVRRIPNFFENFPVILEDKEGNVRADIPFRRAEAKYSFEQTGITATIYGGDLNGQTFTDPAVVKRLARKAQLGEAFKFDRETYKSDGVFRSSPRAWFTYAHLCFGLLFLFGHWWHASRTLYRNSFAGIDAEIGDQVEFGLFKKLGDETTRRIPGRV, encoded by the coding sequence ATGGGATTGCCTTGGTATCGAGTTCACACAGTAGTTATTAATGACCCAGGTCGACTACTTGCTGTGCATCTTATGCATACTGCATTATTAGCCGGCTGGGCCGGTTCTATGGCTCTTTACGAATTAGCCATTTTTGATCCTTCTGATGCCGTTCTTAATCCAATGTGGAGACAGGGAATGTACGTTATGCCTTTTATGGCAAGACTAGGCATCACAAGTAGTTGGAACGGATGGGATATTACGGGTGCTACAGGAGTTGATCCTGGATTCTGGAGTTTTGAAGGGGTTGCAGCGGCACACATAGTGTTTAGTGGACTACTGATGCTGGCCTCTATTTGGCACTGGACATATTGGGACTTAGATTTATGGGAAGATTCAAGAACTGGTGAGCCTGCTCTTGATTTGCCAAGAATATTCGGAATTCACCTTCTTCTAGCTGGACTAACATGCTTTGGTTTTGGAGCTTTTCATTGCGCAAACGTCGGGATTTGGGTTTCAGATCCTTATGGTTTAACTGGTCATGTAGAGCCTGTTGCCCCTTCATGGGGAGTAGAAGGATTTAATCCTTTTAATCCAGGAGGAATAGTTGCAAATCATATTGCGGCAGGACTAATGGGTATTATTGGAGGTATTTTTCACATAACCAATAGACCTGGAGAAAGGCTGTATAGAGCACTAAAACTTGGAAGTCTTGAAGGAGTTCTTGCTAGTGCTCTAGCTGCTGTACTATTTGTATCTTTCGTTGTTTCTGGAACAATGTGGTACGGTTCAGCAACAACTCCAGTCGAGTTATTTGGTCCTACCAGATATCAATGGGACTCTGGATATTTCAAAACTGAAATTAACAGAAGGGTCCAAGCTGCTATTGATGATGGTGCCACTAAAGAAGAGGCATATGCATCAATCCCAGAAAAGTTAGCCTTCTATGATTATGTTGGAAACAGTCCTGCAAAGGGAGGATTATTCAGAGTTGGAGCTCTTGTTAATGGTGATGGCTTACCAACTGGTTGGCAAGGTCACATTTCTTTCCAAGACAAGGAAGGTAACGAATTAGAAGTTAGAAGAATACCTAATTTCTTTGAAAACTTCCCAGTTATACTTGAAGATAAAGAAGGTAATGTTAGAGCAGATATTCCATTTAGAAGAGCTGAAGCAAAGTATTCATTTGAACAAACTGGCATAACTGCAACTATCTATGGAGGAGATTTAAATGGACAAACATTTACTGATCCTGCAGTAGTTAAAAGATTAGCTAGAAAGGCTCAACTTGGAGAAGCATTCAAGTTTGACAGAGAGACTTATAAATCTGACGGTGTATTCCGAAGCTCACCAAGAGCATGGTTTACATATGCACATTTATGTTTCGGATTGCTATTCTTGTTTGGCCACTGGTGGCATGCTTCAAGGACTCTTTACAGAAATTCCTTTGCTGGTATTGATGCTGAGATTGGCGACCAAGTTGAATTTGGTTTATTCAAGAAACTTGGTGACGAAACCACCAGAAGAATCCCAGGAAGGGTTTAA
- a CDS encoding (2Fe-2S)-binding protein — MATIRFIREDLEVQCNPGENLRELVMKENLQLYGLKGILGNCGGAGQCSTCFISVEGGSKNSLSPLTSVEEEKLKNRPENWRLACQTLVKSSTVILTKPQSPPSNFEELKKNSENKKLPR; from the coding sequence ATGGCAACTATCAGATTTATCCGTGAGGATTTAGAGGTTCAATGTAATCCTGGTGAGAATTTAAGAGAATTAGTAATGAAAGAGAATTTACAACTTTATGGATTAAAAGGAATTTTAGGAAATTGTGGCGGAGCAGGGCAATGCAGTACTTGTTTTATTTCAGTTGAAGGAGGAAGCAAAAATTCTTTAAGTCCTCTTACATCAGTTGAAGAAGAAAAACTTAAAAATAGACCAGAAAATTGGCGACTTGCATGCCAAACATTAGTTAAATCCTCTACAGTCATTTTAACAAAACCACAATCTCCACCTTCAAATTTTGAAGAACTTAAAAAAAATAGCGAAAATAAAAAATTACCTCGCTAA
- the psbM gene encoding photosystem II reaction center protein PsbM: METTNFGFVASLLFVGVPTIFLIGLFISTQDGEKSSFYSESGKGKLGPKR; the protein is encoded by the coding sequence ATGGAAACAACTAATTTCGGATTCGTAGCTAGCCTTTTATTTGTAGGGGTGCCTACAATATTCCTTATTGGTTTATTTATTTCTACTCAAGATGGCGAAAAATCAAGCTTCTACTCAGAATCTGGTAAAGGTAAGCTTGGCCCAAAACGCTAA
- the prmC gene encoding peptide chain release factor N(5)-glutamine methyltransferase has translation MLSISVKEILFWKKTQLFKGGDHESLAFLLDSVGGISTSDLNSLSINPDRNLYLKKNLEFLESVWEDHLTRSSPIQYLCGITYWRDLKLKVTNKVLIPRPETEMIVDIVFNIFNRKSEKLFFAELGTGSGAISIALALAYPFSEGVATDIDQDALEIATKNYINSSKQSNLKFYCGNWWSPLGNLKGKLDLAISNPPYIPKDTYEKLPKEVKNFEPKVALLGGEDGLKHIREIIQKAPIFLKEKGWLILENHFDQGEKVKQLFIKNKFTSIEIVKDLSGIGRFTIGRYK, from the coding sequence ATGCTAAGCATTTCTGTAAAAGAAATTTTATTTTGGAAAAAAACACAACTTTTTAAGGGTGGAGATCATGAATCTCTTGCTTTTTTACTTGATTCTGTAGGCGGTATATCAACCAGTGATCTAAACTCGCTTAGTATAAATCCTGATAGAAACTTATATTTAAAAAAAAACTTAGAATTTTTAGAGTCTGTTTGGGAAGATCATTTAACAAGATCTTCCCCGATTCAATACCTTTGCGGAATAACTTATTGGAGAGACTTAAAATTAAAAGTTACAAATAAAGTACTTATTCCCAGACCAGAGACGGAGATGATAGTAGATATTGTCTTCAATATATTTAATAGGAAGTCAGAGAAATTATTTTTTGCTGAATTAGGAACTGGATCAGGCGCTATAAGTATTGCGTTGGCATTGGCTTATCCATTTAGCGAAGGAGTGGCAACTGATATAGATCAAGACGCATTAGAAATAGCTACTAAAAATTATATAAATTCTTCCAAACAATCAAATTTGAAATTTTATTGTGGAAATTGGTGGTCACCTCTTGGAAATTTAAAAGGAAAATTAGACCTTGCTATTTCAAACCCGCCATATATTCCTAAAGATACTTATGAAAAATTACCCAAAGAAGTTAAAAATTTCGAACCTAAAGTTGCTTTATTAGGTGGTGAAGATGGATTAAAACACATTAGGGAAATAATACAAAAAGCACCAATATTTCTAAAAGAGAAGGGCTGGCTAATTTTAGAGAATCATTTTGATCAAGGCGAAAAAGTAAAACAACTTTTTATTAAAAATAAATTTACATCAATAGAAATTGTGAAAGATCTTTCAGGTATTGGTAGGTTTACCATTGGAAGATATAAATAA
- a CDS encoding L-threonylcarbamoyladenylate synthase, producing MNLVDCKSALKTLKSGLPIIFPTDTLPAIGCLPKFSNIIYEFKKRDRDKPLILMGSEHKQLIDYVHESAKEDYENIASKYWPGALTMVIPASEKQTTILTSNDLTLGLRIPNSYMAQSLMRETGPLLTSSANISGFKGSITVEGIALDFPSVKILGPIPWGKRSGKASTIIFWKKSGDWRLIREGEVLVRELY from the coding sequence ATGAATTTAGTAGACTGCAAATCCGCTTTGAAGACTCTTAAAAGTGGTTTACCTATAATCTTCCCAACTGACACATTACCTGCGATTGGATGCTTGCCAAAATTTTCAAATATTATTTATGAGTTTAAAAAAAGGGATAGAGATAAACCCTTAATTCTTATGGGGTCAGAACATAAACAATTAATTGATTATGTTCACGAATCAGCTAAAGAAGATTACGAAAATATAGCTTCAAAATATTGGCCTGGAGCTCTGACAATGGTTATTCCTGCTTCAGAAAAGCAGACTACTATCCTCACAAGCAATGATCTTACCCTTGGGTTGAGGATTCCAAATTCATATATGGCTCAATCTCTCATGAGAGAAACAGGTCCATTGTTAACTTCAAGTGCAAATATTTCAGGTTTTAAAGGATCTATTACAGTTGAAGGTATTGCTCTAGACTTCCCTTCTGTAAAGATTTTGGGTCCTATCCCCTGGGGCAAAAGAAGTGGAAAAGCAAGTACTATAATATTTTGGAAGAAAAGTGGAGATTGGAGACTCATTAGAGAAGGAGAAGTATTAGTAAGGGAATTGTATTAA
- the minE gene encoding cell division topological specificity factor MinE has protein sequence MMTLRDLINKLLGRETSSANTARERLQLVLAHDRVDMSSLTTDLLDKMRKEILDVVAKYVEIDFEEVAVSLETEDRMTALVANLPIKRTISGEIKFKKTNKTDKTDKADKDIKK, from the coding sequence ATGATGACTCTTAGAGATCTTATAAATAAATTACTAGGCAGAGAAACGTCTAGTGCAAATACAGCTAGAGAAAGATTACAACTTGTACTTGCTCATGACAGAGTTGACATGAGTTCCTTAACAACTGATCTTTTAGATAAAATGAGGAAAGAGATTCTTGATGTTGTTGCTAAATATGTTGAAATTGATTTTGAAGAGGTAGCAGTAAGTTTAGAGACTGAGGATAGAATGACTGCATTAGTTGCCAATTTACCAATCAAAAGAACTATCTCAGGAGAAATAAAATTCAAAAAAACTAATAAAACCGATAAAACTGATAAAGCTGATAAAGATATCAAAAAGTAA
- the minD gene encoding septum site-determining protein MinD, whose translation MGKKTRTILICSGKGGVGKTTLTANLGIALANSGATTAVLDADFGLRNLDLLLGLENRIIYTAQDVLDKNCRLDQALVRHKKEPNLALLPAGDPRMLDWMKPEDMKKISELLSENFDFVLVDCPAGVEDGFKNALAACKEAIVVTNPELSAVRDADRVIGILNTSDIEPIQLVINRVRPNMMASQEMLSIEDVQGILSLPLLGIVLEDEQVIISTNRGEPLTLSDGRSPAKKCYLNVSQRLTNKDVPIIDPKKEGKSLKDKFMRLMQTKVF comes from the coding sequence GTGGGGAAGAAAACTCGCACAATATTAATTTGTTCAGGCAAAGGAGGGGTTGGTAAAACAACTTTAACTGCAAACCTAGGTATTGCACTTGCTAATAGCGGAGCAACAACTGCTGTATTAGATGCTGATTTTGGCTTAAGAAATTTAGATCTTCTTCTAGGATTAGAAAATCGCATCATATATACAGCTCAAGATGTTCTAGACAAGAATTGTCGCCTTGACCAAGCATTGGTTAGACATAAAAAAGAACCCAATCTTGCTCTTCTACCTGCTGGAGATCCAAGGATGTTGGATTGGATGAAGCCCGAAGATATGAAGAAAATTAGTGAGCTACTTAGTGAGAACTTTGATTTTGTCTTGGTGGATTGTCCTGCTGGTGTAGAAGATGGCTTTAAAAATGCTCTTGCAGCATGTAAAGAAGCTATTGTTGTTACTAACCCAGAATTATCCGCAGTGCGGGATGCGGATAGAGTAATAGGGATTCTTAATACTTCAGATATTGAGCCTATCCAACTTGTAATCAATAGAGTTCGCCCTAACATGATGGCTAGTCAAGAAATGTTATCTATCGAAGATGTTCAAGGGATCCTTTCTTTGCCATTGCTAGGTATTGTTTTAGAAGATGAACAGGTAATAATAAGTACAAATAGAGGTGAGCCACTGACACTTTCAGATGGCAGATCTCCTGCAAAAAAATGTTATTTGAATGTTTCTCAAAGACTTACAAATAAAGACGTACCAATTATTGATCCTAAAAAAGAAGGCAAAAGTCTGAAAGATAAATTCATGAGATTAATGCAAACAAAGGTTTTTTAA
- a CDS encoding septum site-determining protein MinC: MEIVLKNTKSKYLEIFTLLDLDNIHETIKRFSSIKEPVEVKIFAVNESISSHQLAKLKNHFDKINICSLRIYSNNRDTIISGKFLKIESAFIREQEIKNKLLSFNSKKKNDILYQGTVRSGERISSNGNLCIIGDVNPGAIVSAKKNIYVWGKLLGIAFAGKSGNKNASIASLYLNPLQLRIADVIAIGPKDKPKNCYPEIALIDKQTIIIKPHIIENKN, from the coding sequence ATGGAAATAGTTTTAAAAAATACAAAAAGTAAATATTTAGAGATTTTTACTTTATTAGATTTAGATAATATCCATGAAACTATCAAAAGATTTTCTTCCATCAAGGAACCTGTAGAAGTAAAAATTTTCGCAGTCAATGAATCAATAAGTTCTCATCAATTAGCAAAATTAAAAAACCATTTTGACAAAATTAATATTTGTTCCTTACGCATTTACTCTAATAATAGAGATACGATAATAAGCGGAAAATTTTTAAAAATAGAATCAGCTTTTATAAGAGAGCAAGAGATTAAAAATAAGTTACTATCATTCAATTCAAAAAAGAAAAACGATATTCTTTACCAAGGAACGGTACGATCGGGTGAAAGAATATCTTCAAATGGAAACCTATGTATTATTGGAGACGTTAATCCAGGAGCAATAGTTTCCGCTAAGAAAAATATTTACGTTTGGGGCAAATTACTAGGGATAGCATTCGCAGGGAAAAGTGGAAATAAAAATGCCTCTATTGCATCGCTTTATCTAAACCCTTTACAATTAAGAATTGCAGATGTGATAGCTATTGGTCCAAAGGATAAGCCCAAAAATTGTTATCCAGAAATTGCATTAATAGATAAACAAACGATAATTATCAAACCACACATAATCGAAAATAAAAATTAA